In a genomic window of Mycolicibacter heraklionensis:
- a CDS encoding FAD-dependent oxidoreductase: protein MGNHAIVLGGSMAGLLAARTLADFYTAVTVIERDTVAESVAVRRGVPQGRHTHGLLMRGAMALEELFPGFLDQLVERGAVLNDGKDLSRLHFCMNGHVAVHSGAAPAFRAYNMTRPFLERHVRGRVMALPNVSVLGGREAVELCLTETGRVSGVRVVDRTDNVTAELAADLVVDATGRGSRTPALLERAGFAAPTEDEVRVDLMYASQLLRLPDEGLREYGLIVSPVPGRPTGVALAKCENDTVFFTVFGMAGRHPPLDLAGMCDFVAAVTPPHILAAVRSAEPASPVAQHRFPSSRWRRYDKLAHPPAGLVVVGDAVCSFNPIYAQGMTVAAVEALVLRDCLAQGTDDLSRRFFRAAAKPIRQAWQMAAGGDLRLPEIAGTPPFVTRVLNGYLERVLATAEHDIEVFEQFIKVAWLVDQPSRLLRPGMIRRIAFSRRGVRLPEPVVPVRSG, encoded by the coding sequence ATGGGCAATCACGCGATCGTGTTGGGCGGAAGCATGGCCGGTCTCCTCGCCGCGCGCACCCTGGCCGACTTCTACACGGCGGTGACGGTGATCGAGCGAGACACCGTGGCGGAGTCGGTGGCGGTCCGCCGCGGAGTGCCGCAGGGCAGGCACACCCATGGCCTGTTGATGCGCGGCGCAATGGCGCTGGAAGAGCTGTTTCCCGGCTTCTTGGATCAACTCGTTGAGCGGGGCGCGGTCCTCAATGACGGCAAGGACCTTTCCCGGCTGCACTTCTGCATGAACGGGCATGTGGCCGTCCATTCCGGTGCCGCCCCGGCATTCCGGGCCTACAACATGACGCGCCCTTTCCTCGAACGACACGTCCGCGGTCGGGTCATGGCCCTGCCCAATGTCAGCGTCCTCGGTGGCCGTGAGGCAGTGGAGCTTTGTCTCACCGAAACCGGCCGGGTGAGCGGCGTACGCGTCGTCGACCGCACCGACAACGTCACCGCCGAGTTGGCAGCCGACCTGGTGGTAGATGCGACGGGGCGCGGCTCGCGGACTCCCGCGCTGTTGGAACGGGCCGGATTCGCCGCGCCCACCGAAGACGAGGTCCGGGTGGACCTGATGTACGCCAGCCAGCTCCTGCGGCTACCCGACGAGGGCTTGCGCGAATACGGTCTGATCGTGTCGCCGGTGCCGGGGCGCCCGACCGGAGTTGCCCTCGCCAAGTGTGAGAACGACACCGTCTTCTTCACGGTCTTCGGCATGGCGGGGCGTCATCCACCACTCGACCTGGCGGGCATGTGCGACTTCGTGGCCGCCGTGACACCGCCGCACATTCTGGCAGCGGTGCGTTCCGCTGAGCCGGCGAGCCCGGTCGCCCAACACCGGTTTCCTTCCAGCCGGTGGCGTCGCTATGACAAGCTGGCTCACCCACCGGCGGGACTGGTGGTCGTCGGTGACGCCGTGTGCAGTTTCAACCCGATCTATGCGCAGGGCATGACGGTGGCGGCGGTGGAAGCACTCGTGCTGCGCGACTGCCTGGCCCAGGGCACAGATGACCTGTCGCGGAGGTTCTTTCGGGCGGCGGCCAAGCCGATCCGGCAGGCGTGGCAGATGGCCGCCGGTGGTGATTTGAGACTGCCCGAAATCGCCGGAACACCGCCGTTTGTGACGCGCGTGCTCAATGGCTATCTGGAGCGAGTGCTGGCGACCGCCGAGCATGACATCGAGGTGTTCGAGCAGTTCATCAAAGTTGCGTGGCTCGTCGACCAGCCGAGCCGGCTGCTGCGTCCCGGCATGATTCGTCGGATCGCGTTCAGTCGTCGTGGCGTCCGGCTTCCTGAACCAGTTGTACCCGTGAGGTCAGGTTGA